A single region of the Lineus longissimus chromosome 14, tnLinLong1.2, whole genome shotgun sequence genome encodes:
- the LOC135499205 gene encoding transcription initiation factor IIE subunit beta-like, translated as MDPALLKEREAFKKRALAQPSVEKRKAQKRTENDRSTKKARPAPKPKADFNYKAMQGSSQFKFGILAKIVKYMKQRHQQGDTYPLSIDDILDETNQLDVGARHKQWLSTEALVNNPKINVVDDNKFVFRPKYNIRDRRGLMRLLERNDLKGLGGVLMDDVEEAVPKCGRVIQQLGSQITKITRPADKKEILFYNDKSFDFTVDEEFIKLWRGVSVDGVDENKIDEYLDQRGITTMQDVGAKTAVSSNGWCITDGTALMYVM; from the exons ATGGATCCAGCATTGCTGAAGGAGAGAGAAGCTTTCAAAAAGAGGGCGCTAGCACAACCATCAGTCGAAAAGAGAAAGGCCCAGAAAAGAACTGAAAATGATCGCAGTACTAAGAAGGCACGGCCAGCGCCAAAACCTAAAG ccGATTTTAACTACAAGGCAATGCaaggaagttcacagtttaaGTTTGGAATATTGGCAAAAATAGTTAAATATATGAAG CAACGGCATCAACAGGGAGACACTTATCCATTATCAATTGATGACATTCTTGACGAAACAAATCAACTTGATGTCGGAGCACGGCATAAACAATGGCTATCGActgag GCCCTCGTCAACAATCCCAAAATCAACGTCGTCGATGACAATAAGTTTGTCTTCCGCCCGAAGTATAACATCCGAGACCGGAGGGGGTTAATGCGATTGCTGGAGCGGAACGACCTGAAAGGATTGGGCGGTGTTTTGATGGACGACGTCGAAGAGGCTGTGCCGAAATGTGGGCGAGTTATTCAG CAATTGGGCAGCCAAATCACCAAAATCACGCGACCCGCCGATAAAAAAGAAATCCTCTTCTACAACGATAAGAGCTTTGACTTCACAGTTGACGAGG AATTTATAAAATTATGGCGAGGCGTGTCCGTAGATGGGGTAGATGAAAATAAGATAGATGAGTACCTGGACCAGCGGGGAATCACTACCATGCAGGACGTCGGAGCAAAAACAGCAGTAAGTTCCAATGGGTGGTGCATAACTGATGGAACAGCCCTGATGTATGTTATGTAA